A genomic window from Thunnus maccoyii chromosome 2, fThuMac1.1, whole genome shotgun sequence includes:
- the LOC121906300 gene encoding lipopolysaccharide-induced tumor necrosis factor-alpha factor homolog: MAVAQASVVLEDCPVQVACPHCNQTVLSKMEYSNGLLSYLSCVGLFLCGCALGCCLIPFCVDHLRDIKHICPTCKTVLGAHKRL; this comes from the exons ATGGCAGTTGCACAAGCGTCTGTTG TACTGGAAGACTGTCCGGTTCAAGTTGCCTGTCCTCATTGCAATCAGACAGTACTCTCCAAGATGGAGTACTCCAACGGTTTGCTCTCCTACCTTTCCTGTGTAGGCCTCTTCCTCTGTGG CTGTGCTCTAGGTTGCTGTCTCATCCCGTTCTGTGTGGACCACCTGAGAGATATCAAGCACATCTGTCCTACCTGCAAGACTGTACTTGGTGCTCATAAACGTTTATAA